Proteins from one Falco naumanni isolate bFalNau1 chromosome 2, bFalNau1.pat, whole genome shotgun sequence genomic window:
- the PLEKHB1 gene encoding pleckstrin homology domain-containing family B member 1 isoform X3: protein MALVKSGWLWRQSSILRRWKRNWFVLYLDGSLVYYHDETQRDMDGRIHVKYSCRDVRTGRECRDVQPPEGKSRDCLLTVVLRDGSKTTLCAESEDDAIAWKMAVLEAKSTPVHVYDPYDDDYYQTVPLDSHQTAYISSGHYGHQYGAPGVTHVIVREDPYRVSGDQMALGLLAGAATGAALGSFMWMPCWF from the exons GCTCCATCCTGCGCCGCTGGAAGAGAAACTGGTTTGTCCTCTACCTGGATGGCAGCTTGGTTTACTACCACGACGAGACGCAGCGTGACATGGATGGCCGGATCCACGTCAAATACAGCTGCCGGGACGTGAGGACTGGCCGTGAGTGCAGAG ATGTGCAGCCACCCGAGGGGAAGAGCCGTGACTGCTTGCTGACTGTCGTGCTGCGGGACGGCTCCAAGACGACACTGTGCGCCGAGAGCGAGGATGATGCCAT CGCTTGGAagatggctgtgctggaggctaAATCCACCCCG GTGCACGTCTACGACCCCTACGACGACGACTACTACCAGACGGTGCCCCTCGACTCCCACCAGACCGCCTACATCAGCTCCGGTCACTACGGCCACCAGTATGGAG CTCCTGGGGTGACCCATGTCATCGTGCGCGAGGATCCCTACCGGGTCTCCGGGGACCAGATGGCCTTGGGGCTGCTGGCGGGGGCTGCCACTGGCGCTGCCCTCGGCTCCTTCATGTGGATGCCGTGCTGGTTTTAG